TGGCAGCTCACATCGACGACTCGCCGGGCTCCCGCTGATGGCGACGCGGGTGGTGCTCGATCCCGCCCAGCTGACCGTGGAGCCCGGTGCGGAGGCGGTCTGCACCGTCCGGGTCCGCAACGACGGGACGGTCGTCGACGAGTTCGTCGCCGACGTGGTCGGCGAGGTGCTGCCCTGGGCCATCGCGGAGACCGACTCGGTCCGCCTCTTCCCCGGCGACGAGGGCGCGATCGTCCTCCACCTGCGCCCGCCGCGCACCCACCGGCTGATCCCGGGCACGATCCCGTTCGGGGTCCGCGTCGTCGCCACCAGCGCGGGGGACGGCTCGGCGGTGGTCGAGGAGGGCGGCGTCCACATCACCGCCTTCCACGAGGTCCAGGCGGTGCTCACCCCGCGCCGCTCGCGGGCGAGGATCACCGGCCGCCACCGGGTCACCGTCACCAACCACGGCAACGTCTCCACCGAGGTGCGGCTCACCGGGTCGGATCCCGACGACGTCCTCGACGTCCGCTTTCGGAAGCCGGCCTTCGAGCTCGCAGCCGGCGCGGTGCGCCGGGTGCGAACCCTGGTGCGCCCCGCCACGCTGTCACTCAACGCCGGGACCGAGCCGCACCAGTTCCAGGTCGCGGTGGAGGCCGACGAGGTGCTCCGCATCGACCTCGACGGCGCCATCGTGGTGCGCTCGGTGGTGCCCGCCTGGGTGCCCATCGCCGTGGCCGTGCTGGTGGCGGCCATCGTGCTCCTGGTCGGCCTGCTCCGCCGGGAGAGCGTGCAGACGCTGGCCACCACCGGCTCGCTCGGAGCTGTCACGCCCAACGCCGCCGCGGTCCCGGCGAGCGGCTCCGGGGGCAAGGCGGCCGCCGACTCCGCCGCGGCCGGCGGGGGCGGCGCGGCCAGGTCCGGAGGCACCGCCGCCGCCTCCGGGCCGGCAGCCGCGACCCCGGCCGCCCCCGGCGGCGGCGGGCTGTCGGCGATCGAGGCGAGCTGCCTCGCCGGCACCCCGGTGCCCCGGGGCAGCCGCTACCCGGCGGACGGCACCGCCCTGGACGCCGGACCGGACCACCAGGACGGCACCCTGACCGGAGCCACCGGGTACGCGCCGGGCCCCACCGGCGCCGGCTCCGACCAGGCGTTCTCGATGACCGGCGGCACCAGCGGGGTCGATCTCGGCCGGAACGTCGGCGAGCTGGGCGCGGCCGGCTTCTGCGTGGAGCTCGCGGTCGACACCACGGCCCGGGTGCCGCAGGCGCTGCTGGGGAACCGGAGGGCGGCCGACGGGGTGGGCTCGTGGGACATCCGCCTGCAGAGCTCGGGGATGCCATACGCGGAGCTCGGCTCGGTGGTGGTGCCCGGATACGCGGCGGTCAACGACGGCGCCTGGCATCACATCTGCCTCATCCGCAGCGACGCCCTGGTCAACCTCTACGTCGACCGCAGGCTGGTGGGCACCGCCAACACCGTGCCCCCCGCCGGCCTCTCCGACGGCGCCGCGACCCACCTGGGGTGGGACGGCTTCCTCCCCTTCACCGGCAGCATCGACGGCGTGGTGGTGGTCAGGGGATGAGAGCGTCGCGTGCGATGACGCGACGGAGGCCGCTTCGGTGGCTCGCCGCGGTCGCCGCCGTGGAGCTGGTGGTCGGGGTCGCACTGCCCCTCGCCGGATGGGCGGACGGTCCCGTCGGACCGGCGGGCGCCGGCCTGGAGGGAACCGGCGGGCAGCCGTCCGACCTGGCGGACGCACCGCCCGGCTGCGCCGCCGACCTGGTCACCGTCGTCCTCTGCGACCTGGTCGGCTCCCCGCTGCTCCCCGGCCGGCAGCTCCCCCCGGCCCCCGGCCCGCCGGCTCCTGCCCCGCGTCCGCCGGCGCCCCGAGCAGCGCTGAGCCCGCCCGTGGCCGGCCCGGCCGCACCACCCCCCGACCCGGCGGTCTCCGAGCCTCCCTCGCTGGCCGAGCTGCTCGCGGTTCTGCTGCGCCCCCTGTCGCGGGAGCGGCCGGGGCTCGGCCACTTCGTCCCCGGCCAGGCCGCGACCGCCGCCACAGCCCTCGGTGTCCTCGCCCCGGCGCCACCGCCGCAGGAGCAGCCGGTCGCGACCACGCTGCGCGGTCGCGGCTCGATGCCCTGGGTGCCGCTCGGCGCCGTCGTCCTAGCGACGCTGACCGCGCTGCTCGCCGGCCGGGGTGGGTGGCGCAGCCCTCGACCCTCACCGCCCCAGCGCCGCAGCCCCCGACTGTCCACGCGAGCGGCCCGGCTCGCCGCCGTCCTGGCGCTGGTGGGGGGCATCGCTCCGCTGTCCAGCTCGACCGGACCCCCGCTCGCCGCCCGGCCGGCTCCGCCGGCGCCCGGGTTCGAGTGGGTGGCACCCGCGGTGGCGCTGATCGCGACCACCTCTCCCACCTCCCCGGGCACGCCAGGGGCGGCCGCCGCCTCCCCGGCGACCCCGACGGCGTGGACCCGGCTGCTCGAGGTCGAGCGAGACCTGGTCGGCCAGGGTGACCTGCTCGCCCGCGAGGAGGCCGCGGTGGGCCGGCTGGCGCGGCTGGTCAGCGGACACGTCGCCGACCCCGACGGGCCCGGGGCGACCGGCCCCTCGCGCGCCCTGCAGGCCCAGTCGGCGGCGCTCTCCCGCCTGCTGGTCCTGCACCGCACCACCAGCGCCGCCTATGTGCAGCGGCTCTCCGACGAGTACGCCGTCTACCACGAGGCGGCCGGCGACGCCGCGTGCCGTCGCGAGCTCCTCGACGGGGTCGCGGGCGCCGGGGACCCGCGGGCCCGCGCGGTCGTGGTCGCCGATCTGGAGATCCTCACCACCCAGGTGAACCAGGAGGCGGCGATCGCCGCGGCGGCCTCCCGGCTCGCCGCCGCCGCGCGGCTCGATCCCGCCCAGCTCGAGGCCATCCGGCGCCACGACCGCTTCGTCGTTCCCGAGGTGGCGCCGGTGAGCCAGTGGTTCGGGCCCAGCGATCTCTCCTTCGAGCCCCCACTCAGCTACGGAGGGGTCTTCCACCGCCACTTCCACACCGGGATCGACATCGCCGGAGCGATGGACACGCCGCTGCACGCCGCCGCCGACGGGGTGGTGCTGCTCGCCACCCAGAGCGTCGACGGCGCCGGCAGGCTGGTGGGCTACGGCAACTACGTGGTCGTCGCCCACGCCGACGGCTTCCTCACCCTCTACGGGCACCTCGACCGCATCGCGGTGCGCACCGGCGACCCGATCCGCCAGGGCCAGGTCATCGGCCTCGAGGGCAACACCGGCCTGTCGACCGGCCCCCACGTCCACTTCGAGGTGCGCCAGGGTGGCCTGCTCCTCGATCCCGCGGCCTTCGTTGGCGGCCAGCTCGAGGGGTGAGGATGAGGCCGAGCCAGGAAGCGCCATCTGCCCGAAGAGGCGCGCACTCCCGCCGGTCAGTTCCGGGTGAACATCTCCACCTCGGTCAGTGACAGGGCGTTGCCCTGCGCCGACGGGTAGACGGAGACGACC
This genomic window from Candidatus Dormiibacterota bacterium contains:
- a CDS encoding LamG-like jellyroll fold domain-containing protein encodes the protein MATRVVLDPAQLTVEPGAEAVCTVRVRNDGTVVDEFVADVVGEVLPWAIAETDSVRLFPGDEGAIVLHLRPPRTHRLIPGTIPFGVRVVATSAGDGSAVVEEGGVHITAFHEVQAVLTPRRSRARITGRHRVTVTNHGNVSTEVRLTGSDPDDVLDVRFRKPAFELAAGAVRRVRTLVRPATLSLNAGTEPHQFQVAVEADEVLRIDLDGAIVVRSVVPAWVPIAVAVLVAAIVLLVGLLRRESVQTLATTGSLGAVTPNAAAVPASGSGGKAAADSAAAGGGGAARSGGTAAASGPAAATPAAPGGGGLSAIEASCLAGTPVPRGSRYPADGTALDAGPDHQDGTLTGATGYAPGPTGAGSDQAFSMTGGTSGVDLGRNVGELGAAGFCVELAVDTTARVPQALLGNRRAADGVGSWDIRLQSSGMPYAELGSVVVPGYAAVNDGAWHHICLIRSDALVNLYVDRRLVGTANTVPPAGLSDGAATHLGWDGFLPFTGSIDGVVVVRG
- a CDS encoding M23 family metallopeptidase; the protein is MTRRRPLRWLAAVAAVELVVGVALPLAGWADGPVGPAGAGLEGTGGQPSDLADAPPGCAADLVTVVLCDLVGSPLLPGRQLPPAPGPPAPAPRPPAPRAALSPPVAGPAAPPPDPAVSEPPSLAELLAVLLRPLSRERPGLGHFVPGQAATAATALGVLAPAPPPQEQPVATTLRGRGSMPWVPLGAVVLATLTALLAGRGGWRSPRPSPPQRRSPRLSTRAARLAAVLALVGGIAPLSSSTGPPLAARPAPPAPGFEWVAPAVALIATTSPTSPGTPGAAAASPATPTAWTRLLEVERDLVGQGDLLAREEAAVGRLARLVSGHVADPDGPGATGPSRALQAQSAALSRLLVLHRTTSAAYVQRLSDEYAVYHEAAGDAACRRELLDGVAGAGDPRARAVVVADLEILTTQVNQEAAIAAAASRLAAAARLDPAQLEAIRRHDRFVVPEVAPVSQWFGPSDLSFEPPLSYGGVFHRHFHTGIDIAGAMDTPLHAAADGVVLLATQSVDGAGRLVGYGNYVVVAHADGFLTLYGHLDRIAVRTGDPIRQGQVIGLEGNTGLSTGPHVHFEVRQGGLLLDPAAFVGGQLEG